The genomic stretch TTAGATAAGAATCTTTGAACTtgacaaaataaaatcttaacaaATTTAACTTTACAAACTAACAATCTTTTTCAGAAGTAGGGACTgggttcattttccttctttgcagTATTTTTCTATGACTTTGTTAAGcagaattagaaattttaaagcatGTTCAAGTATAGTATTTGGTATTgaaaacagcaaaagcaaaaatatccaGTTCTATACCCTGGATCAGGATCAGTATACATTCTACCTAGCCTGTGATACATTCTACATTTTCATACATGGAATCCACTTTGAATGATGGCACTGAAACTGTGCAAGTaccttaaacaacaaacattcaaATATACTCACAAGTGTTAATACTACTAAGGcaagaagtgagaaaatatatattccGTTATCTATTTAACAACAGGTCAGGaaaacttaaaagagaaaatgggtTTTTAGATTAATTCTGAAAAGTCAATCAGCAGAACCCTTGCATTCCTAAAGTGTTCTGACCAATTGAGATTTTGGTACCAAAAAACCCAAGATTGTATGACAATCTTGTTTTCAACATGAATGAAGTTCTTAAACAGCATGTTTAGCACCAACAATTTACAAACTACAAACATGAAGATTACAATTTGCAAATGGAATGCTTCCAAAACCTGGTAATCTAGAAACTGGCATGTACCTTCCCACTGGAACAACACTATAATACTACAGCCAGCTTTCCAGAACACATGtacaaactctttttttaaaaaatactctcaaTATACCATCTATCTGTGATGAAAAACGACCAAAACAGTATCATCATAATACtggtaacagaaaaagaaaatatacagaattgTAAAACCATGACTGCCAGGCATTAAAGTGAGAGAATACATAAATGACTCAAACAGTAAACAGAACTAAGAATCAGTCAAACTTTTTGTGTATAATTCAAAACGACACTATTGGACAGGTGTATAAAAGTGTTAAAGCCAAATTTTGACTGACTGAAGGGTAACTCCACTCTCTAGGTCGCCATCTCTCTTCGCCTAATACCCTAAGCAGAGGTAAACtggatttttttaatctgaaagataaaagccacaCAGACTCAAAAGCACAAAcacagggcaaaggagaaaagcgcGAGGGGACCGGAAGGTAAATCTGGGCACTTTGAGGACAGGGCGGCCATCCTTAGCTCCAGAGGCCTGCATAGTTCCCACGGAGGCTTGAAGGAAGAGGGCCGCCAGCGACGAAGAGCTTCATCTCCGGCCAGTTGTAACAGTGGGTGTAGAGAGCATTAGGCAACTCGCCCAAGGCACTGAAGTAGTTCATCTGCAGGTCATCTTGGTTGAGCCAGCCTCTGCCACAGATCAGCCTGAACCTCTTCCCTGTGGGCCGCGGAGAGGAGCGCTGGCTGTCAGAGACCTTCTCCTCCAGGAACTTCTGCGCGCGGAAGTCATAGAAGAGCAGAGAGCCCTGGCCAGTGCCCACGGTGACGATGTGCTCATAGAAGCTCAGGGAGCGCACACCCGTGCTGCCCTCGCGGGAGCACAGGTACCGGATGCTCTGGTGACCCTGGCGCAGATCCAGGAAAGAGATATGGGACTGGGAGCCTACCGCGTACAGGGACAACTCATCGCAGTAGGTCAGGCACACGTTGTCTCTGCAGTAAGGCAGTCTGATGGACAACAGCCTGGACAGGGTATTCTGGGCTTTCCACAGGTGGAAGTAGCCATCCATGGTCACGGCTCCCAGCTCCTGCCTCTTGGCGCCGAAGGCCACAGCCCGCACCTTGCAGTTACCTGGGTTGGTGTCGGCCCTGGGGACATCCTCCACTTCCATGGGACGGATGTGGGCATACACGGAGAGCCCTGCACCAGGGTGCCAGGCCATGCTGCTCCGGAATACGTCGGGGTCTATCTTCCAGATGCCCAAGGTGCCGTCGCGGGAGCCGCTCACCACCACCGTGTCGCTCATCCAGTCGACGGCGAAGATCCAGTCTTTGTGGCCGTGGTCGCCCAGGCACAAGGGATCCAGCGTTGGCAACCAGTAGATGGCCAGGCTGTTGGGGTTCTCACCCCCGGTGGCCAGCAGCGTCTTGGAGGGATTCAGCTGGAGGGCATGGATGCCGCAGCCCTGCTGGGCGTGGGCCGGCGAGTGCCGACGATCCCTCATGAGGGGGATGCGCGTTACCTGGCTGGACTGCACGTCCACCACGAAGAGCGTGTTGCACTTGGTACCGCACACCACCTGCCTGGCGTTCAGCCACTGCGACGCGAACACCTTGTCCATGGTGCCCAAGGACAGTTCGCGCTCCCGCAGCAGCTCTGGCAGCTTCCGCACCGCGAGGCCATGCAGCTCGCTATCGAAGCCTGAGAGCCCCGCGCGGCCCCGCGCGCCCACCTCGCGCCCCTTCAGGTAGTCCACCAGTGAGCGCCGCACCACCGTCCGCTTGGGCTTCTTGGGAGGCTGCGGGCCGTCTGCGTGCACCGCCGCCGAGCCCGGCGACGACGAGCTCAGCGACGACGAGCCCTCTGCGGCCTTCTGCGGCACAGGCTCTTCCCGCGTCTTCTTACCTGTTTGCTGCAGGGCCATGCCGGGCGGCGGGCGGGTGGCGGCGTGGGAAGACAGGGCTGGCGAGCCGGGCGAGGAGTCGCGGTCAGGCGAGCGGAGCGTGGGCGGCGCGCGGCAGCGAGGGCGGCGGCAACGCGGTTCCAGGTGGGAAATGCTGCCGACGGCGAGGGCTGAGGGAGCGAAGTCGACTTGGGACAAGGACGACGCGGGGGCCGAGCGCAAGGGGGCGCAGGCGGCGGGAGGGGCGGACGTGGGAGGCCAGGTAGCACGTGGCGGGCTGCGAGGGGTCAaaagggggcaggaaggaggggtggATGGAGCCTCGGGGCGGGGCTTGAAATTCACCCGGAACCAGCTCTCCTGGATTCCCgacgtgggggaggggggtgcggAGGCGGGGGGGAAGAGCCAGCTGGGGGGCTGGTGCGTGGCAGGGCACTTCGCCTGTGGGGTTGGGTGAGATGAGCCTGGGATGTGCTGGGGGCCTGGCTCCAGGACCCCAAGCTGGCCAAGTGGGCCTGTCCTGAATCCCCACTAAATAATACGGGGTATTTTGCCAACCATCGGACAGCAGCCAATCAGCTTCTGCTTGAACCTAGACAGACTCAACCAAATATATGTGCCTGTGTGTTTAGGTTGGAGGTGCCAGCTTGCCTTGTAACTCAGAGCCCGGAAAACGTGGAGAGGAATAGTCAAGGGGAGGGGCAGCTCCCTTCCTGCACTTTGGTGCTGTTCTCAACTCTCAGTTCCAGAGGCAGATGCTTCGGCACAGTCCCCTGGGGCTTTGGGAGAGGTCCTGCGGGATGGGCAAGATTTGCACAAGCAAACATGGAGATAAAGAGCTTTCGGGATGGAGGCAACCACAGGGACAAATGAGAGTATAAGTGTTCAGAGTGAAGGCTTATTCTTAGGAGGTGGGTGTTCCATACTTTTCTTGGCCTCATCAGAGCAGCCAGTCCCCTGG from Bubalus bubalis isolate 160015118507 breed Murrah chromosome X, NDDB_SH_1, whole genome shotgun sequence encodes the following:
- the LOC112582209 gene encoding DDB1- and CUL4-associated factor 12-like protein 2, whose protein sequence is MALQQTGKKTREEPVPQKAAEGSSSLSSSSPGSAAVHADGPQPPKKPKRTVVRRSLVDYLKGREVGARGRAGLSGFDSELHGLAVRKLPELLRERELSLGTMDKVFASQWLNARQVVCGTKCNTLFVVDVQSSQVTRIPLMRDRRHSPAHAQQGCGIHALQLNPSKTLLATGGENPNSLAIYWLPTLDPLCLGDHGHKDWIFAVDWMSDTVVVSGSRDGTLGIWKIDPDVFRSSMAWHPGAGLSVYAHIRPMEVEDVPRADTNPGNCKVRAVAFGAKRQELGAVTMDGYFHLWKAQNTLSRLLSIRLPYCRDNVCLTYCDELSLYAVGSQSHISFLDLRQGHQSIRYLCSREGSTGVRSLSFYEHIVTVGTGQGSLLFYDFRAQKFLEEKVSDSQRSSPRPTGKRFRLICGRGWLNQDDLQMNYFSALGELPNALYTHCYNWPEMKLFVAGGPLPSSLRGNYAGLWS